In a genomic window of Spirochaetaceae bacterium:
- a CDS encoding phytanoyl-CoA dioxygenase family protein gives MKGAVVISPEQIRFFHDNGYLKCGRILDRNEVEEMRAGLDRVIELEAAGGDDSHHEFGFGHRRGGEDYPAGRVITQFINMWKREAMYARVMNHPVIAGIVGALLDTPRVRLWHDQIISKPPGDNGHFEFHQDFYLWPLGEPRLVSCWLALDDVTAVNGCMHVVPASHRDPRFGLHAYAAELDAREQAEDPDALPETPRRAMAHEPITVGTPVELKAGECMVHHCLNFHATPPNTTPRQRRAHVMIYMADGVRVKLAQAPGHPLIPGFEVEDGQPLVGRGFPLIQPELWDKG, from the coding sequence GTGAAAGGAGCGGTTGTGATCAGCCCTGAACAGATTCGGTTTTTTCATGACAACGGCTATCTGAAGTGTGGCCGCATTCTCGACCGGAACGAGGTCGAAGAGATGCGCGCCGGCCTGGATAGAGTCATCGAGCTCGAGGCGGCCGGCGGCGATGACAGCCATCACGAGTTCGGATTTGGCCACCGCCGCGGCGGTGAAGACTACCCCGCGGGCAGGGTCATTACGCAGTTCATCAACATGTGGAAGCGTGAGGCGATGTACGCGCGCGTCATGAACCACCCGGTGATAGCGGGCATTGTGGGTGCGCTGCTCGACACTCCTCGGGTGCGGCTGTGGCACGACCAGATCATCTCCAAGCCGCCGGGAGACAACGGACACTTCGAGTTCCATCAGGACTTCTACCTGTGGCCGTTGGGCGAGCCCCGCCTGGTAAGCTGTTGGCTGGCGCTCGATGACGTTACCGCGGTGAATGGCTGCATGCACGTGGTTCCGGCGAGCCATCGTGATCCCCGCTTCGGTCTGCATGCCTACGCCGCCGAACTCGACGCCCGGGAGCAGGCGGAAGATCCGGATGCGCTGCCCGAGACGCCGCGGCGGGCGATGGCCCACGAACCGATCACGGTTGGCACCCCGGTCGAGCTCAAGGCGGGCGAGTGCATGGTTCACCACTGTCTCAACTTTCACGCCACGCCCCCCAACACCACGCCCCGGCAACGGCGCGCCCACGTCATGATCTACATGGCCGATGGCGTGCGCGTAAAACTCGCGCAAGCGCCGGGCCATCCCTTGATCCCAGGATTCGAGGTTGAGGATGGGCAACCCCTGGTCGGTCGGGGATTCCCGCTGATCCAGCCCGAGTTGTGGGACAAAGGGTAG
- a CDS encoding ABC transporter permease gives MGKTTSRVRSLPGLSSHPRAPVKEPKKDLAFASQGQLVWHNFRKHKVAMGSLVVLTLLYVGAIFADFIAPYEKNYRIPDVQFSAPTRVRVYEPGKGFSRPFVFAVTRQLDMKTFTYATVIDRSQKWYLRFFVKTDPYKLLRFIPVSHRLFGVDTGYIALFGTDNLGIDILSQTLYASRISLSVGLVGVAISFVLGVILGGISGYFGGTVDEIIQRFIEFIITLPQLPLWIALSAAVPNRWTGIQTFFAITVILSLVGWTSLARVVRGRLISMREEDYVMAARVAGRRDGAIIRLHLLPGFMSYLVVNITLAIPAMILGETTLSFLGVGILPPEVSWGAMLREANDVTLIFNYTWYLTPCIFVIVAVLAFNFVGDGLRDAADPYAR, from the coding sequence TTGGGTAAGACCACTAGCAGAGTACGCTCACTACCAGGCCTTTCATCGCATCCCCGCGCGCCGGTCAAAGAACCGAAAAAGGACCTCGCCTTTGCTTCGCAGGGACAGCTCGTCTGGCACAATTTTCGCAAGCACAAGGTCGCCATGGGGAGCCTGGTGGTGCTCACCCTGCTGTACGTCGGGGCCATCTTTGCCGACTTCATCGCACCATACGAGAAGAACTACCGCATTCCCGATGTGCAGTTCAGCGCTCCTACGAGGGTGCGGGTATACGAGCCGGGCAAGGGTTTCTCCCGGCCGTTCGTGTTCGCGGTGACGCGGCAGTTGGATATGAAGACCTTCACCTACGCGACAGTTATCGACCGCAGCCAGAAGTGGTACCTGCGCTTCTTCGTGAAGACCGATCCCTACAAGCTCCTGCGCTTCATCCCGGTTTCCCACCGCCTCTTTGGCGTGGATACCGGCTACATCGCGCTGTTCGGTACCGACAATCTGGGCATAGACATCCTCTCCCAGACGCTATACGCCAGCCGCATTTCCCTCTCGGTAGGGCTTGTCGGTGTGGCGATCAGCTTCGTCCTCGGCGTGATCCTGGGCGGGATCTCCGGCTACTTCGGCGGCACCGTAGACGAAATCATCCAGCGCTTCATCGAGTTCATCATAACCCTGCCCCAGCTACCGCTGTGGATCGCGCTCTCGGCGGCCGTCCCGAACCGATGGACGGGCATCCAGACCTTCTTCGCCATCACGGTCATCCTCTCGTTGGTCGGCTGGACGAGTCTTGCGCGCGTGGTGCGCGGCCGGCTGATCTCGATGCGGGAGGAAGACTACGTCATGGCGGCGCGGGTTGCCGGGCGCCGGGACGGGGCCATTATCCGTCTTCACCTGCTGCCGGGCTTTATGAGCTACCTGGTGGTGAACATCACACTGGCCATTCCTGCCATGATCCTCGGGGAGACCACGCTGAGCTTCCTGGGCGTAGGGATCCTCCCGCCCGAGGTGAGCTGGGGCGCGATGCTGAGGGAGGCCAACGACGTCACGCTGATCTTCAACTATACCTGGTACCTGACCCCCTGCATCTTCGTGATTGTTGCCGTGCTGGCCTTCAATTTCGTCGGTGACGGCTTGCGCGATGCGGCCGATCCATACGCGCGTTAG
- a CDS encoding ABC transporter permease, whose translation MLRLISKRILLIIPMLFIVSLLSFVIIQLPPGDYVETYIENLRQMGGIPFEDAFHLAGQLRERYALDQPLLVQYFIWMRHIVTKGDFGNSFTYDRPVTDMLRERVPRTMAITLAGVLLSWLIAVPIGIYSAVHQYSFADYVFTFFGFVGLSFPAFLFAIVLVFLVFQYTGWAITGIFSSAFEDAPWSLAKFWDMVKNMTIPMIVLSTSGAAALIRILRATLLDELKKQYVITARSKGLREMRLLFKYPVRVAINPLISTIGWLLPAAVGGEIVVSLVLNLPTTGPILLSSVLDQDMYLAGGILFILSSLTLVGTLISDILLVAVDPRIRFG comes from the coding sequence ATGCTGAGACTAATAAGCAAGCGCATCCTCCTTATTATTCCCATGCTGTTCATTGTCTCCCTGCTGTCCTTTGTCATCATCCAACTCCCGCCCGGGGACTATGTGGAAACCTACATCGAGAATCTCAGGCAAATGGGCGGCATCCCGTTCGAAGACGCATTCCACCTTGCCGGCCAACTGAGGGAGCGCTACGCGTTGGATCAGCCCCTCTTGGTGCAGTACTTCATTTGGATGCGACACATCGTGACCAAGGGGGATTTCGGCAATTCCTTCACCTACGACCGTCCGGTTACCGACATGCTCCGGGAACGGGTGCCGCGGACCATGGCCATTACCCTTGCGGGTGTCCTGCTTTCCTGGCTCATCGCGGTGCCAATCGGCATTTACTCCGCGGTTCACCAATACTCCTTCGCCGACTACGTTTTCACGTTCTTCGGCTTTGTGGGGTTGTCGTTTCCCGCGTTCCTCTTCGCCATCGTGCTGGTGTTCCTCGTCTTCCAATACACGGGGTGGGCCATTACGGGCATCTTCTCTTCCGCGTTCGAAGATGCACCTTGGTCGCTCGCCAAGTTCTGGGACATGGTGAAGAACATGACTATTCCCATGATCGTGCTGTCCACGTCAGGGGCCGCGGCGCTCATCCGCATCCTGCGCGCCACCCTGTTGGATGAGTTGAAGAAGCAGTACGTCATCACCGCGCGGTCGAAGGGACTGCGCGAGATGCGGCTCCTGTTCAAGTACCCCGTTCGCGTGGCGATCAACCCCCTCATCAGCACGATCGGGTGGCTCCTGCCGGCGGCGGTTGGCGGCGAGATCGTGGTTTCCCTGGTGCTGAACCTGCCCACCACCGGCCCCATCCTGCTGTCCTCGGTCCTGGACCAGGACATGTACCTGGCAGGCGGTATCCTGTTCATCCTGAGCTCCCTGACCCTGGTGGGAACGCTCATCTCCGACATCCTGCTGGTGGCGGTGGATCCGAGAATCAGGTTTGGGTAA